One Roseburia rectibacter DNA window includes the following coding sequences:
- a CDS encoding SufB/SufD family protein: MDLIQKNLLEQVAGLHEIPEGAYNIRANGTKLGRNTTANIDIVTKTDKDGIDIIIKPGTVNESVHIPVLLSESGMQECVYNDFYIGEGADVTIVAGCGIHNCGVDTSKHDGVHTFYLEKNAKVRYIERHYGEGDGNGENIMNPQTIVHLKEGAHMEMETTQIKGIDSTVRVTKGDLAENASLEIHEKIMTHGKQYAKTDFHVDINGDNSSVNLVSRSVAKGESKQEFFSVMNGNAACAGHSECDAIIMDNACVTASPQLTANNIDANLIHEAAIGKIAGEQLIKLMTLGLTEKEAEEQIINGFLK; encoded by the coding sequence ATGGATTTAATACAGAAAAATTTATTAGAGCAGGTGGCAGGACTGCACGAGATCCCGGAGGGTGCCTATAACATTCGTGCCAACGGAACCAAACTCGGAAGAAATACAACTGCAAATATTGATATTGTAACAAAGACTGATAAGGATGGAATCGATATTATCATCAAACCGGGAACGGTCAATGAGAGTGTACACATTCCGGTTCTTTTGAGTGAAAGTGGAATGCAGGAATGTGTTTACAATGATTTTTATATCGGTGAGGGTGCAGATGTCACGATCGTGGCAGGATGCGGAATCCATAACTGTGGTGTAGATACCTCCAAACATGACGGTGTGCATACGTTTTATCTGGAGAAAAATGCAAAGGTCCGCTACATTGAGCGCCATTACGGCGAGGGTGACGGCAACGGAGAGAATATCATGAATCCGCAGACCATTGTGCACTTAAAAGAGGGTGCACATATGGAGATGGAGACGACCCAGATCAAAGGGATTGATTCCACAGTCCGTGTGACAAAAGGTGATCTTGCAGAAAATGCATCTTTAGAAATTCATGAGAAGATCATGACACACGGAAAACAGTACGCGAAGACAGATTTTCATGTGGATATTAACGGGGATAATTCCAGTGTGAATCTGGTGTCACGTTCTGTTGCAAAAGGGGAATCAAAACAGGAATTTTTCTCCGTTATGAATGGTAATGCAGCCTGTGCAGGACACAGTGAATGTGATGCCATCATTATGGATAACGCCTGTGTGACTGCAAGTCCGCAGCTGACTGCCAACAATATTGACGCAAATCTGATCCATGAAGCTGCTATCGGAAAAATAGCCGGAGAGCAGCTGATCAAGCTGATGACACTTGGACTTACAGAAAAAGAAGCGGAAGAACAGATTATCAATGGATTTTTGAAATAG
- a CDS encoding ABC transporter ATP-binding protein encodes MLELRNITYEVEDNQDNKEILKDVSLTIDEHFVAITGPNGGGKSTLAKIIAGIIKPTSGQIILDGEDITELDITERAKHGISYAFQQPVHFKGLTVKDLITIAAGRTMTVNEICEILSEVGLCAREYIDREINGSLSGGELKRIEIAMITARGTKLSIFDEPEAGIDLWSFNSLIRVFEKMRDEIQGTILIISHQERILDIADKIVVIANGQVKTIGTKEEVLPELLHTAGACETLTSKL; translated from the coding sequence ATGTTAGAGTTAAGAAATATCACTTATGAGGTAGAGGACAATCAGGACAACAAAGAGATCTTAAAAGATGTCAGCCTTACGATCGATGAGCATTTTGTGGCGATCACCGGACCGAACGGTGGAGGAAAGTCCACACTTGCAAAGATCATTGCCGGAATCATCAAGCCGACATCCGGTCAGATCATTTTAGATGGAGAGGATATTACAGAACTTGATATTACCGAGCGTGCAAAACATGGCATCAGCTATGCATTTCAGCAGCCGGTACATTTTAAAGGACTGACAGTCAAAGATCTGATCACAATCGCAGCAGGAAGAACGATGACGGTGAATGAGATCTGTGAGATCTTATCGGAGGTTGGTCTGTGTGCGAGAGAGTATATTGACCGTGAGATCAATGGCAGTCTTTCCGGCGGTGAGTTAAAGCGTATTGAGATCGCGATGATCACGGCACGCGGAACAAAGCTTTCCATTTTTGATGAGCCTGAAGCGGGAATCGATCTCTGGAGTTTTAACAGTCTGATCAGGGTATTTGAAAAAATGCGTGATGAGATTCAGGGAACGATTCTTATCATTTCACATCAGGAGCGTATTTTAGACATTGCAGATAAGATCGTGGTGATCGCAAACGGACAGGTTAAGACAATCGGAACCAAGGAAGAAGTACTTCCGGAACTGCTTCATACAGCAGGGGCCTGTGAGACACTGACCAGCAAGCTGTAA
- a CDS encoding amylo-alpha-1,6-glucosidase, which yields MINYHYEKDAFSTFKNGIRREWALTNGIGGYAGSSLIGAHNRTHQGYLIASLHPPIERYLVFSKINESLSVFAAENTGSSDEKFHPITDTLKKGSVPAVSAVYNLETSQHRKNGGTCYTQGQEYLVSFSYDGSVHYTYQAGDIMLKKHICLKHGANVCAIAYEIENNGPDASLTLVPLFNFREHSASSRPEDFHFRTSLIDNSLCLIPESHPDTAILFQTSEGIFSDHTPMFDIDMQLQTEVDLETDGLDCHYCPHEVTVFLPAKSHKQISVLCSVIAADETFTDITADTAFDILKEREKYTKSLYETAGIHDDFADRLVLAADQFLCDRASTGYKTVLAGLPWFTDWGRDTMIAFTGLTLCTGRRKDAEEILLTFSKYIRHGIVPNMFPDDNAAPLYNTADASLWYFYAVWQYLQYYPDTAANAFVQENIYPHLKEIISAYKNGTDFSIYMEEDGLIHAGSGLDQITWMDVRVGDWVATPRHGKPVEINALWYNALKVMEELARRYEGGDDVLVTGGYATSSGSEVSGSATVSGNEVSGSGGSAQGLGSHVSVTGVSATSLGSHVMTSHNYAALAELVKASFCQKFWWKEEGCLYDVVDGDEPDDHLRPNQIYAVSLPFTMLSKEQEAKIVAFVKKYLYIGCGLRSLTSDHSDYHGIYCGSLSKRDAAYHQGTAWGFLLGGFLSAYAKVHDHSLECTKELLSLLGPVRHHLTDNGCIGSISEIFDGDAPHNPRGCYAQAWSVGETLRAYMQDVLPYM from the coding sequence ATGATCAATTATCACTATGAAAAAGATGCATTTTCCACATTTAAAAATGGAATCCGCCGTGAATGGGCGTTGACCAACGGCATCGGCGGTTATGCCGGAAGTTCCCTCATCGGTGCTCACAACCGGACGCATCAGGGTTATCTGATCGCGAGTCTCCACCCGCCGATCGAGCGCTATCTTGTTTTTTCCAAGATCAACGAATCCCTGTCCGTATTTGCAGCAGAAAACACCGGCAGTTCTGACGAAAAATTTCATCCCATTACGGACACGTTAAAAAAAGGATCTGTTCCAGCTGTATCTGCAGTGTATAACCTTGAGACCTCACAGCACAGAAAAAATGGCGGAACCTGTTACACACAGGGGCAGGAATATCTCGTCTCTTTTTCTTATGACGGAAGTGTTCACTACACATACCAGGCGGGCGATATCATGCTGAAAAAACATATCTGCTTAAAACATGGTGCCAATGTGTGTGCCATTGCCTATGAAATCGAAAATAATGGTCCGGATGCTTCTCTCACGCTGGTTCCGCTTTTTAATTTCCGTGAACACAGTGCATCCAGCCGCCCGGAAGATTTTCATTTTCGTACTTCCCTGATCGACAATTCACTCTGCCTGATCCCAGAAAGCCATCCTGATACTGCCATTTTGTTCCAGACCAGTGAAGGTATTTTTTCCGACCATACGCCTATGTTCGATATTGACATGCAGCTTCAGACCGAAGTCGATCTTGAGACGGACGGACTCGACTGTCATTATTGTCCACATGAAGTCACTGTTTTTCTTCCGGCGAAAAGCCACAAACAGATTTCCGTGCTCTGTTCCGTGATCGCTGCCGATGAAACATTTACAGATATCACGGCAGATACCGCTTTTGACATTTTAAAAGAACGGGAAAAGTATACAAAATCACTCTACGAAACGGCAGGTATCCACGATGATTTTGCAGATCGCCTGGTTCTCGCCGCGGATCAGTTTCTCTGTGACCGTGCTTCCACCGGCTATAAAACCGTGCTTGCCGGGCTTCCATGGTTTACGGATTGGGGCCGTGACACGATGATCGCATTTACCGGACTGACGCTCTGCACCGGGCGCAGAAAAGATGCAGAGGAAATCCTTTTAACTTTTTCCAAATACATCCGTCACGGGATCGTGCCAAACATGTTCCCGGATGACAATGCCGCTCCGCTTTATAATACAGCGGACGCTTCCCTGTGGTATTTTTATGCGGTATGGCAGTATCTGCAGTATTATCCGGATACCGCTGCAAATGCTTTCGTACAGGAAAATATTTATCCTCATTTGAAGGAAATCATTTCCGCTTACAAAAATGGCACAGATTTCAGTATTTATATGGAGGAGGACGGGCTCATCCATGCCGGAAGCGGTCTTGACCAGATCACCTGGATGGACGTACGCGTCGGTGACTGGGTTGCCACCCCGCGCCACGGAAAACCGGTGGAGATCAATGCGCTCTGGTATAATGCGCTGAAGGTCATGGAGGAACTTGCCCGGCGGTATGAAGGTGGGGACGATGTTTTGGTTACTGGCGGTTATGCCACAAGTTCCGGCAGTGAGGTTTCGGGTTCTGCCACGGTTTCCGGCAATGAAGTTTCGGGTTCTGGCGGTTCTGCCCAGGGTTTAGGCAGTCATGTTTCGGTTACTGGCGTTTCCGCCACGAGTCTGGGCAGTCATGTTATGACCTCCCACAATTATGCTGCACTTGCGGAACTTGTAAAAGCATCTTTCTGCCAGAAGTTCTGGTGGAAGGAAGAAGGCTGTCTTTACGATGTCGTGGACGGGGATGAGCCGGATGACCATCTTCGCCCAAACCAGATCTATGCGGTGTCACTGCCTTTTACCATGTTATCGAAGGAGCAGGAAGCAAAAATCGTCGCATTTGTCAAAAAATATCTTTATATAGGCTGCGGACTTCGCTCTCTCACCAGCGACCATTCAGACTACCACGGCATTTACTGTGGTTCCCTGTCAAAACGCGACGCTGCCTACCACCAGGGCACGGCATGGGGATTTCTGCTCGGCGGTTTTCTGTCCGCCTATGCCAAAGTCCACGATCACTCGCTGGAATGTACCAAAGAGCTGCTTTCCCTGCTCGGGCCGGTGCGTCATCACCTGACCGACAATGGCTGTATCGGCTCGATCTCCGAAATTTTCGACGGGGATGCACCTCACAATCCAAGAGGCTGCTATGCGCAGGCATGGAGCGTCGGTGAGACACTGCGGGCTTATATGCAGGATGTGCTGCCGTATATGTAA